In a single window of the Nicotiana tomentosiformis chromosome 8, ASM39032v3, whole genome shotgun sequence genome:
- the LOC104109257 gene encoding protein PLASTID MOVEMENT IMPAIRED 1-RELATED 2-like — protein sequence MSWKSSSGEQNGGRLLRDIEEISKALYVHKTSQMALTFQADHGHDSFGNTLISRSSSNVVSDDMLHKQKKSSMWSWNPLKALTHIRHRRFNCCFFLHVHSIEGLPVNFKDLALCVNWKRKGEVMRTRPAQVCQGTSEFEETLTHSCSVYGSRTGHQHSAKYEPKHFMLHVSVIGAPGLDIGKHWVDLTRLLPLTLEELEEGRRNSGKWTTSFKLSGKAKGALLNVSFGFSVLGSNSIEPSQFVQAIKPAAIDHFSECDGTSGNRMLRRVGSVPRKPAGMTHFSSRSLDARSFDEVLSDQNSELSRSITVLCKKLEEGKLEKLDELDFLYEHLEPLKPSSGALSQSYAESTRDDQHIEFTVSELGMESSRKEQLKPEVRSYDSCDDTSIETTDVAYILEVTSNEKSEYNQKHESNDVDGGEHTMKSSNYEETDVCEDGTFEELESIFLDLLTAESVELDSPVEIFDSIDQENYMNLKSSYKSSRRVKSLSLDDVTESVANDFLDMLNIEQTSIDLSFDSCPDSPRECLLRKFEKETLSSGNPIFGFDATDDQVEFSGIASSVHGRVAYSDDFDLSSVIKDFETEHWRGTQSLRSKRNAKMIENLETEALMRDWGLNEKAFQNSPRTSSGGFGSPIYLSPERPLELPPLGEGLGSKMCTHNGGFLCSMSPQHFRNARNGARLTMQFSSPVVLPAAMGCGAMEILSCWASGGISKMSVQADTLMPLEDITGRNIQEMAWEARSRIEPDERFTFWHGLFGMKKDSEDLFLHRSSGHLNSISIIDDVDLGFVSMEDLAPLAMDKIEPLTVEGLRIQSNLSDNEAPSSIRPQLSEVFGSNIASALEHWSGKESDDGEGDLVELFVSPDEWLRLDAGYFSNNPEIKERTIKILAAHHAKSLDLDNSGLATGEERSELLGRECGQLCNNLTLALRVQLRDPLRDYEMVGISMLILIQLERSYAPVEQYSCSRASEGNSSCENDPKEQFIQEEIIAGESERGIHRQAVSQFRITEIHVAGFNFEPNDEQIWGTKRQQQAGTRWLLSSGMGRTSKRPFSMSNAIIRSSPQIRRTMRPADALWSISSDFHIRDSKWKELATSNVHIRNPDIIFPTEGCPKPSHLGIKL from the exons ATGTCTTGGAAGAGCAGTAGCGGGGAACAGAATGGTGGGCGATTGCTGCGTGACATTGAAGAAATTAGTAAAGCCCTTTATGTACATAAAACCTCTCAGATGGCTTTAACTTTTCAAGCAGATCATGGGCATGATTCTTTTGGCAATACCCTTATCTCTAGATCCAGTTCCAATGTTGTATCTGATGACATGCTGCATAAACAGAAGAAATCATCAATGTGGAGTTGGAATCCATTAAAGGCTCTAACTCATATCCGCCATCGACGGTTCAATTGTTGTTTCTTTCTTCATGTTCATTCCATTGAAGGCTTGCCTGTCAATTTCAAGGACCTTGCTTTGTGTGTAAACTGGAAACGTAAGGGTGAAGTGATGAGAACTCGCCCTGCTCAGGTTTGTCAGGGAACATCTGAGTTTGAAGAGACTTTGACGCATTCCTGTTCTGTATATGGAAGTAGGACAGGACACCAGCATTCAGCAAAGTATGAGCCTAAACATTTCATGCTTCACGTTTCTGTGATTGGGGCTCCAGGCCTTGATATTGGCAAACATTGGGTTGATCTTACGAGGTTGCTTCCACTAACCTTGGAGGAGTTAGAGGAGGGAAGAAGGAATTCAGGGAAGTGGACCACGAGCTTCAAGCTTTCAGGAAAGGCTAAAGGTGCATTACTGAATGTTAGTTTTGGATTTTCTGTATTAGGGAGTAATTCGATTGAACCTAGTCAATTCGTACAAGCCATCAAACCTGCTGCAATAGATCATTTCTCAGAATGTGATGGGACTAGTGGTAATAGAATGCTTCGGAGGGTTGGAAGTGTTCCCCGCAAGCCTGCTGGTATGACTCATTTTTCATCTAGGTCACTGGATGCGAGAAGTTTTGATGAAGTTTTATCAGACCAAAATTCAGAACTTTCTCGATCTATTACCGTTCTGTGTAAAAAACTTGAGGAAGGAAAATTGGAGAAATTGGATGAATTAGATTTCTTATATGAACATTTAGAACCCTTAAAACCAAGCTCTGGTGCTTTGTCTCAGTCTTATGCTGAAAGTACCAGGGATGATCAACATATTGAGTTTACTGTCAGTGAACTGGGTATGGAATCTTCTAGGAAAGAGCAGTTGAAACCAGAAGTACGTTCTTATGACAGTTGTGATGATACTTCAATAGAAACTACTGATGTTGCTTACATTTTGGAGGTTACAAGTAATGAGAAAAGTGAATACAATCAAAAGCATGAAAGCAATGACGTTGACGGAGGAGAACATACGATGAAGAGCAGCAACTATGAGGAGACTGATGTGTGCGAGGATGGAACGTTTGAAGAGCTTGAATCGATTTTCCTAGACCTGTTGACTGCTGAGTCCGTAGAGTTGGATTCACCAGTAGAAATCTTTGATTCCATTGACCAAGAAAACTACATGAATCTGAAGTCCAGCTATAAATCCAGTAGGCGGGTGAAATCACTTAGCCTAGATGATGTTACAGAGTCTGTGGCAAATGATTTTCTAGATATGTTGAACATTGAGCAGACGTCAATTGACTTGAGTTTTGATAGTTGTCCGGATTCACCAAGAGAATGCCTTTTGAGAAAGTTTGAGAAGGAGACCCTTTCTTCTGGAAACCCAATTTTTGGTTTTGATGCAACAGATGATCAAGTGGAATTCAGTGGCATTGCTTCAAGTGTTCATGGAAGAGTTGCATATTCTGATGACTTTGATTTGTCATCGGTTATTAAGGATTTTGAGACGGAGCACTGGCGGGGTACGCAGTCATTGAGGAGTAAAAGGAATGCAAAAATGATAGAAAACTTGGAAACTGAAGCTTTGATGCGAGATTGGGGTTTGAATGAGAAAGCATTCCAGAATTCACCACGCACCAGCTCTGGTGGGTTTGGAAGTCCAATCTATCTTTCCCCTGAAAGACCATTAGAATTACCTCCTCTTGGGGAGGGCTTAGGTTCCAAAATGTGCACGCATAATGGGGGCTTCTTATGTTCAATGAGTCCTCAACATTTTAGGAATGCAAGAAATGGTGCAAGGTTGACCATGCAGTTTTCCAGTCCAGTTGTGCTCCCTGCTGCAATGGGTTGTGGTGCTATGGAAATACTCAGCTGCTGGGCATCTGGGGGAATTTCCAAAATGTCTGTTCAGGCGGATACACTGATGCCTTTAGAAGATATCACGGGGAGGAATATACAAGAAATGGCCTGGGAAGCCAGATCCAGAATTGAACCAGATGAGAG GTTCACTTTTTGGCATGGCTTATTTGGTATGAAGAAGGACAGCGAAGATCTGTTTTTACATCGGAGTTCTGGTCATCTGAATTCAATCTCAATAATTGATGATGTAGATTTAGGTTTTGTGTCTATGGAGGATCTAGCTCCTTTGGCAATGGATAAGATAGAACCTCTTACAGTAGAAGGGTTAAGAATTCAGTCAAACTTGTCAGATAATGAAGCACCTTCAAGCATTAGGCCTCAACTTAGTGAAGTTTTTGGTTCTAATATAGCTAGCGCATTAGAGCATTGGAGTGGCAAAGAAAGTGATGATGGCGAGGGTGATTTAGTGGAGCTGTTTGTTTCACCAGATGAATGGTTGAGGCTGGATGCTGGATATTTCAGTAATAATCCTGAGATCAAAgaaagaaccatcaaaatattagCAGCCCATCATGCTAAGTCCCTTGATTTAGATAATTCAGGACTTGCAACAGGTGAAGAAAGATCGGAATTGTTGGGTAGAGAATGTGGTCAACTGTGTAACAACTTGACTTTAGCTCTGAGGGTTCAACTCAGAGATCCTTTGCGTGACTATGAGATGGTCGGCATCTCCATGCTTATTCTGATTCAATTAGAGAGATCTTATGCTCCTGTTGAACAATATTCCTGCAGCAGAGCATCAGAAGGAAATTCAAGCTGTGAAAATGATCCAAAGGAGCAATTCATTCAGGAAGAAATTATTGCTGGAGAAAGTGAGAGAGGAATCCATAGGCAGGCTGTTTCTCAGTTTAGGATAACTGAAATTCATGTCGCAGGGTTTAATTTTGAGCCTAATGATGAACAAATCTGGGGCACAAAAAGACAGCAACAAGCTGGGACACGGTGGTTGCTATCAAGTGGCATGGGGAGGACAAGCAAACGTCCATTTTCCATGTCAAATGCCATAATAAGATCATCGCCGCAGATAAGGAGAACTATGCGGCCTGCAGATGCTTTGTGGAGCATCTCATCGGATTTTCATATTAGAGATTCCAAATGGAAAGAGTTGGCAACATCAAATGTTCATATACGAAATCCTGATATTATTTTTCCAACTGAAGGTTGTCCAAAGCCCAGTCATTTGGGAATCAAGTTATAA
- the LOC138896918 gene encoding probable WRKY transcription factor 50, which yields MAANNPSANMSDGSFRSLDSPDSDFSNQLINFELSDIFELDNWPVHDDPTFVVSGPSQYSGNEVVVTERSRSYHEGSSNNIGSSRERKEVKDKVAFKTLSQIEILDDGYKWRKYGKKMVKDSPNPRNYYRCSIESCPVKKRVERDKEDCRYVITTYEGVHNHQGPSQF from the exons ATGGCTGCAAATAATCCTAGTGCAAACATGTCTGATGGGAGTTTTAGATCACTGGACTCACCTGATAGTGATTTTTCCAACCAGCTAATTAACTTTGAGCTTTCTGACATTTTTGAGCTCGATAATTGGCCCGTTCATGATGATCCAACGTTCGTTGTTTCTGGCCCTTCCCAGTACTCAGGAAATGAAGTGGTTGTCACTGAGAGAAGCAGGAGTTACCATGAAGGATCTAGCAACA ACATTGGGAGCAGCAGGGAGAGGAAGGAAGTAAAGGACAAGGTTGCTTTCAAAACACTGTCACAGATTGAAATACTAGATGATGGCTATAAGTGGAGAAAGTATGGAAAGAAGATGGTGAAAGATAGTCCAAACCCAAG GAATTACTATAGGTGCTCCATTGAAAGTTGTCCAGTGAAGAAGAGAGTTGAACGAGACAAAGAGGACTGTCGGTATGTGATAACCACCTATGAGGGTGTCCACAACCATCAAGGTCCTTCCCAGTTCTGA